In Thunnus thynnus chromosome 4, fThuThy2.1, whole genome shotgun sequence, the DNA window ACACCATCAGCCAGCACAAAGATGAAGGTTCAATCTGTGTAATCAGTCATacagtgaaacagagaaaaagagaaactatgaagaggagaaagaaactTATTTACTGTCTGAATCACATACAGAACAGGACAATCTGATCTTAAGTTCATCACAACATGTTGCATCTATTGTGTCTACTGTGTTTTATGTGCAATTCTCAATGACAAAGCCAATACAATCAATAGTCAATAATGATAGTAAATCTGCATGGTCAACAAGACATGGAACATGATTCTGATAATTAGTCACCTAATGCAGGAGATCTCTAATTTTTCCTTGTCCAGGACCTCCAATTAGATGAGCATAAGACTGTACCCTGTTTGATTTGAGGTCACACAGGAATCTATATCAATATTTCTGCTGTTAAATATTATATAAGATAaatacagagtgtgtgtgtgagttaaaTGACAGAACACCAAGGAAAGAGGCTTTTCCCGGAGACCTCCTGCATCCCTTTCATGGGCCCCTGGCAGTCCCCCTGACCCCACTTCGGGAACCACTGTGATTAATACATCAACAACTATGTTTTAATGCACCACAAGTGTCTCACCAATTCTGGTCACGTAAGCTGATTAAGGACTTTGGGAAGTTGCAATATTTTAAGTGGGGTCTAGGTATAATTATCTACAGATTacctacatttttttaaacttttaaatgttccCTGTAGACCAACCGAAATCCCAGACTAAGCAAGCTGCCCCTAATGTTACATCCAATGACTCATTTGGTACTTTGAAGGACAATTTTGACTCAGCCGTGTTTGATTCTTGCTGAATAAACACTGTGAATCAAAATTAACTGAACTTTAAGGTAAGTCAATGTACAATTACTTACTGTTATTGTTAGGTGAACTATAAAGGCTTATATTAGTTAAAGTATCTGACACAGCACAGGACGGTTTTTCTACACATTTCTAAAGTAAATTAACTGATAGCTGTCGTTTTCTGTTACACTACCAACCAAACAGTTGACGCTAGCCGTGAAGTTGGTTAGCCGCAGTTCACTGACGGAGACCGCGCAACGACTTCAGTCTTGTTttagcaaataaaaaaacagcctAACTAACTTACCAGATCAGTCAAATGCTGCTACTCTCCATCTGCCGTGTTCAGCAGCCGGTGTTGTTTAATGTTACGCCTCTTTTCTATCAGTATAACGTTTATTTCAGACTGTTGTGTCGCAGATCTGACAGGTCGGACAAGTCTCGCGCCAAGACAGCGAGCGAACACTCAGAGAGCGGATGTAGAATGTCGTCATCACCAGTGTACTTTATGTCCTGAGTTTGACATTTCAGGTTAACAGAACCAGAAAACTCCCGTCAAAACTCTGATAAAAACAACGAATTGACTGTGTTAGGTTTACGAACAGAAGGTAAGATTAGATTTAGAGCCATGGTCGACGTTTGGGTGTGCCATAGTTTGAGAATTTAGTGGAATATACTTGCATTTTGAGCTAAAGACTCGCCTGAGAGGTTTTACTCAGGGATTAATCGCACAAAGTACGTGGAGTCCCTCTCATAGGTCTCTCTTGCTGTATAATCATTTAGAGTAGTTTggtgtttagtttagtttgctTGTCTGCCGTTGTTTTCTAACCCTCCTCGACATTTGTTAAgtgtttatacatttttctaataagatttatttaaagaaacattttttaaatttaatgtagATGGTATGCGCGTGATGTCACCGTGCAGGAGGCACCGAGGTTCGTCAttcacatggaaaaaaaaacataataaatttGGGGTAATCTGCTGGACGACCagatttggtaaaaaaaattaGGGATGAGGCAGCTGCAACATGAAGGTAAAAAAAGAGGTCttactctttattttctttgtgttgtgtgttgtatgtttttaatgctgaagcactttgagattcatcccgaatgaaaagtgtggtacaaatCAAAggtgttaataataataacaataataataataacaacagtttCCTGAATTAACCATGTTAATGTATTTACAAACCAAACGGCTAGAGTGGTTGGTTGTGATCAGACAAACACTGCGTTACATAAATGTGTTATGCCCTTGTCCCTGTCTGTGCACACCACTCATTCTGAATGACTGATAATAAAATTTGTCTCTCACAAGTCCAGGATGCGCGTACATAAAGTACAACAAGGTTTTTATGGATAGCTTGTATGGAAGAGGGCACTGGCCTTAAAACCAAGGCCAAATAACAATCTTGtagtaaatataaatgaaaaagttatgTGGACAGACAACACAGATTTGCTCCAATTAAGTTTATTTGCTCTTACATAATCATTCATCAATCATGCCAGATACACACAGCATTGCGAAGCACATTCAGTAAGTCTTTTCCATCAATGACGgtcatcttttcattttctcttgtgTTGCATGTTTATTAATAATTCATGTCTTTGGAAATTTGGAGGCTGGAACAGTAAGAGGATAGCAAAGCTtctaaaacaaatgcaaatagGTTCATTTATTATCGGTTTGTCCTTTTAAGGTGTTGAACAAAGGGCAGTGTCTCAAGTTTTGTAGGTAAGTCATATCTACGACACAAACGACTAAAATCATAAACTTCTCAAACTATTTCAGACTATTGTTTAATAGTCTGCTACAAATATGTGGTCATCTAAGGATTCCACAGGATTGCACTGTAAATCAAGGCCTCGAGTGGTATGTTAATAAAGTGGTTCAGCTTAGCCCTACAGATGAAACAAAGTGTTCAGCAAAAGTTAGGTGGCTTTAATAGCACCAAAGTGACACTGTCTAAAGGGATTCATTCAACATTGCACCTACACTGAGAGAATCTTCGCACCTATACTGAGACAATGAAAGACAACTAGCCAGAAACAAGGACTAAATAGgtcagagttgtttttttctaatttttttctttttttaaatgtttttttttttcccttatcaTGGCACTAGCCTTCACATTATCTAATCAGATTTCATCTACTCGTTCTTGTCATCCTTGTCAGTGTGGCCGGAGTCggtctccttctccctcctggACTCCTTCACCACCTGATAGAAAAGAAACACTCAGATTAGAATTTAATTTATAGCTCTTATGTTCCTCACAGTTTTCTCACACAGCAAAAAATATCAAACCAGtaacaaatttttattttatgtcttgtcatttttgttaaaaaaaaaaatcttacctCTCCATCTCTAGTCTCAACTGTCTTTATCACAACAGTCCTCTTGGTCCCACTGTCTGGAGTGTGTTCATATTCTATGAAAAGCCAGATTAAAAGAGACATCTACATTGAGATACATTTGCGTTTCACAAAAcataagttttttttctttgctgaaTCACTTTTTTAAGATTTACTTCAGTGGTTGAAGTCAAAAGAGAACCATAGCTTACCTCGCTCACCAATGTGATTTGTCATGCCAATATTGAGGATGGGAACAGTAATCCTAAACAGGGAATATAAGATTAAGACTTGTTTAACAATTGCTCTGAAGTTCTTAATGGACATAGATTAAAAACCGTGTCTGTTGCAGAAAGATAGCTGTAACATTTTGCAGCTGTAAGGTGAAAAAGTCAACATCCAGAAAGTCATTAATAACACAAAATCACTTACAAACTTCTTACTTTTACTACTCCTTCCTTTTGTATGAGTCCAAAGATACATATCTATATCTATGAGCAATTTAGAGTCTCAAATCCATCTGtcatgcatgttttgttttttaattcaagAGGAAACTGGATCATTTAGAGGAAAATACTTTGACCTCCACCCAAAAAATTGCTAATTCACCAATGTCCACCTTGCGTCCAaagttaaaagagagaaatctaTAAAATATTCATGCAAAAATTGGACCTTGGTATGTGCTCCCTCACCtgctctcctccccctccagcAATTTACGATAAGTGGCAATCTCAATGTCCAGAGCCATTTTGACATTGAGGAGGTCCTGGTACTCCCGAAGGTGGCGAGCCATCTCCTCCTTCAGGTGGCGGATCTCATCCTCCAGTCTGCCAACATTATCCTGGTAGTTGCCAATCTCATTGCCAAACTGGTCCTCCATTTCACGCATCTGCCTCAGCAGAGCCTCATTCTgaaaaacataacattaaaggtttaatgtgtataatgtaaaGTTACAGattaatacagaaaaataagagGTGGGGTTTGTCCTCACCGTGTTCTTCAGTGCATCAACTTCACAGTTGAGAGACTGAATCTGCCTCCTGGACTCGTTGGCCTCCTGCTTGGCCTGCCTCAGAGCGTCACCGTTGCGTTTTGCGGACTCAGTCAAATCAGCAAACTGCAGGAACAAACATGAAGCACAACAGCatgagtatgtgtttgtgttttctagtgggatcatctgtctgtctgtctgcctacCTTGGACTTGTACCAGTCCTCAGATTCCTGCATGTTCTTCAAAGCAATGGTCTCATACTGGGCCCTGATGTCCCTCAGAGCACCAGTTAGGTCTGGCCTGGAGGTGCTGTCCACCTCCATCTTCAGGTGCTGGGTCTGGACGCTCACTTGCACATCCTGGATTTCCTGATAATACAAGCATttgcacacaaacagagacacaaatgTTGAATCAAAACCTTGGcaagagttttaaaaatgttaaaaaaaacaccacctgCATTCACCATCAGTATCCTCCAGGGTTCAGTTCTGAAACTCCTACTTTTCTCTTGTTGATGTAATCACTTAACATAGCTTTTCATCCATattatatgctgatgatacttaaataatattttcttttcctccttgcAAAGCTCAGTGTCAGACTAAAGACCCATCTgt includes these proteins:
- the prph gene encoding peripherin, encoding MSHTAMHTSTSYRRTFGSPHPISMSSYSPAFSRMPMSGGRYMRSVSPAVASRSTVYHQQRSRSSTQPPRLSYDKVDFTLAEAVNQEFLTTRSNEKAELQELNDRFASFIEKVRYLEQQNGALQQELTQYKGQQQHGQPNRASEIFQEELRELRRQMDNIGKERDQYQLERDNLAEDLAMVKQRLEEEAQKRADAENNLVAFRKDVDDATLSRLELERKIESLMDEIEFLKKIHDEEIQDVQVSVQTQHLKMEVDSTSRPDLTGALRDIRAQYETIALKNMQESEDWYKSKFADLTESAKRNGDALRQAKQEANESRRQIQSLNCEVDALKNTNEALLRQMREMEDQFGNEIGNYQDNVGRLEDEIRHLKEEMARHLREYQDLLNVKMALDIEIATYRKLLEGEESRITVPILNIGMTNHIGEREYEHTPDSGTKRTVVIKTVETRDGEVVKESRREKETDSGHTDKDDKNE